A DNA window from Gorilla gorilla gorilla isolate KB3781 chromosome 19, NHGRI_mGorGor1-v2.1_pri, whole genome shotgun sequence contains the following coding sequences:
- the LOC101144819 gene encoding LOW QUALITY PROTEIN: olfactory receptor 3A1-like (The sequence of the model RefSeq protein was modified relative to this genomic sequence to represent the inferred CDS: inserted 2 bases in 1 codon): protein MQPESGANGTVIAEFILLGLLEAPGLQPVVFVLFLFAYLVTVGGNLSILAAVLVEPELHTPMYFFLGNLSVLDVGCISVTVPSMLSRLLSRKRAVPCGACLTQLFFFHLFVGVDCFLLIAMAYDRFLAICRPLTYSTRMSQTVQRMLVAASWACAFTNALTHTVATSTLNFCGPNEVNHFYCDLPQLFQLSCSSTQLSELLLFAVGFIMAGAPLVLIITSYSHVAAAVLRIRSVEGRKKAFSTCGSHLTVVCLFFGTGVFNYMRLGSEEASDKDKGVGVFNTVINPMLNPLIYSLRNPDVQGXLWRIFLGRRSLT from the exons ATGCAGCCAGAATCTGGGGCCAATGGAACAGTCATTGCTGAGTTCATCCTGCTGGGCTTGCTGGAGGCGCCAGGGCTGCAGCCAGTTGTCTTTGTGCTCTTCCTCTTTGCCTACCTGGTCACGGTCGGGGGCAACCTCAGCATCCTGGCAGCTGTCTTGGTGGAGCCCGAACTCCATacccccatgtacttcttcctgGGGAACCTATCAGTGCTGGATGTTGGGTGCATCAGCGTCACTGTTCCATCAATGTTGAGTCGTCTCCTGTCCCGCAAGCGTGCAGTTCCCTGTGGGGCCTGCCTTACCCAGCTCTTCTTCTTCCATCTGTTCGTTGGAGTGGACTGCTTCCTGCTGATCGCCATGGCCTATGACCGATTCCTGGCCATCTGCCGGCCCCTCACCTACAGCACCCGCATGAGTCAGACAGTCCAGAGGATGTTGGTGGCTGCATCCTGGGCTTGTGCCTTCACCAACGCACTGACCCACACTGTGGCCACGTCCACACTCAACTTCTGTGGCCCCAACGAGGTCAATCACTTCTACTGTGACCTCCCACAGCTCTTCCAGCTCTCCTGCTCCAGCACCCAACTCAGTGAGCTGCTGCTCTTTGCTGTGGGTTTCATCATGGCAGGCGCACCTTTGGTTCTCATCATCACCTCCTACAGCCACGTGGCAGCTGCAGTTCTACGAATCCGTTCAGTGGAGGGCCGGAAGAAGGCCTTCTCCACATGTGGCTCCCACCTCactgtggtttgtcttttctttGGAACAGGTGTCTTCAACTACATGAGACTGGGTTCAGAGGAGGCTTCAGACAAGGATAAAGGGGTTGGAGTTTTCAACACTGTTATCAACCCTATGCTGAACCCTCTTATCTACAGCCTCAGAAACCCTGATGTTCAGGG TCTGTGGCGAATATTTTTGGGGAGGAGATCACTGACCTGA